A region from the Streptosporangium sp. NBC_01756 genome encodes:
- a CDS encoding WXG100-like domain-containing protein, translating to MGTGTGTTDTINQSGQPTRQGVVRIVTDVRPAWETDSLPHWVVYTLIPLLSAGQKWPEASESKLSELALELEGLGTGLVPSAEPAGQAVRTIITDLKIPATADFVNRAQSLFGEQAGLGGISRDGNAYAAKTSNFAVETQYSKLSINVAFWVTVVAYAIALIVAFFTAGATAPLIGPYAAAARTAISRILVRLAAIAGREPAAIGVARLAVLSGSTGSALITRALLSPIGRELIEEMGEEFFIDGFAQYQQIKMGTREKWDRKKSQAAVIGAGTGAMVGMRVAGPVSRITSGVPGFAGRALNTGLSNVAASPFGSYVANGVVYKEWDLSKAFTMDSMMGAFAGGAGRTGSISPFNPEVYNSLAHPITTLAAAYDTAALADAIRAGTGPGPGTGPGPGGPTGGDPGPTTGGPDGPGGGPSMTGLGVPGGGTGNQGSGTRSSAPAAPATTAPQGGQANPDLGGGSQRSRTTSSTPAAVSSATPDVQAGATPDGATPAGTVPNSTAPGTTAASGQAASSTSGPSGQSSPNGQAAPDLSTTGATAPSGQAAPDAANTGASSASAPDPSNTGATAPSGQAAPDAANTGASSASAPDPSSTAAPSAPDVSGQGGPAVGPVAADPTGTATQSEANAPTQVAAGTPSGPAVTVPTGTTQLAESVMTETMGIVAPDALLVQGGRMRLTRADGSPVYLSADPLRAMRERLVVRASDGVSPHRLRAEAAAWLGIEIARADGKPPLESALQALHWLAEASPETMDAAMQVALEIILDNPAGIDPSQLNEGASKLANDLVRAANKPASAPVDEYAALRPGQQVNAAKEVARQADELAAQLADTASKPGGSVTSSVPPALSELSAQVKELAESLAAAETGLKEREKDKSDSAEAAEKRADEAIRKADAAEEAERKGKKLPGERDRKAPERRRQARADAVLDKETSAREMRDALRYEKAAGRAKAVREAFEAASDALQRLAAERRPGPAAALAAEAARLVHEADSRLAEYQEALAAALPPPAGQAASVPAGPLPLMAALTKKVNKALADNDVDHLFTSSELEKQLWPQFPQLVSGDGAVLRVGVDETAEVRIKLQLSDLVEVHDREVAASELMLGRMMQGHKAVSVTTSSNTGRTTGVDVPGLIGNLIKVLPAHHPVRLWAAAMLPHIALEGGYSGGSGKSTSEKSNSRVTGGGVTDNRGESLEYSATAQYGIEVLAPGKAGWQSGGQVTEGLPGDATHAEVYISHAHTELGPEKTVQLQFDQGRTPKLPDPAVINVTGAEEAIDKLTAALAPKLAGVGTMANHEIRTMIAEELPNSLLKVVNDPDGKKWTITAEGLPQLEIIAKGELKWRPVENGKVELDAKAWGTASTKQLGEKLGVSFSEVSGGQGTNQSSGVNATAGAKFGKDAFPLPDIGVTDLSDIKGLSAKAVANGSGGVSRSGGVNVGGTSIVPIVARDSGHNQAYTFDVVTTFTARVIGESKPLVTSTSTLGVSAQLPESAAYYAGFPVDADIIQRDESGAELRHADGSPKLRDDFSPGPPPGRKGEPATWQGDGPYQVRTVGMGHPRLTDDSDDPDDPDNLANLAELARIQRVTEEYLRGIGVDPGTDLGKQLSKLRLETDYNQLVKDGILLRIVDGRSGRRPEETTLRIRGNRDWDSRGDVKHGTAKTVVTLYIGSDTEGSSSGLSVSVSGGVAGNADFKSGSGENTVGGGAGYGHSEGQNSGENEGLTTNGVLLAEGRSTTAKTKEMNKLTVEHLMGDGTVKEVATAYVRVTHMLPAGMLPATGSTGPSPTFQTPAKLLDRARPWAIDTGQNTDLVNEITKKMGIAQGSEAWHAIAQLLSDSSLMSHTEFLQTPYEFEFVIASPGVRPRRFAVSISGQVGESQHITTGEMVDGDINLTLGSHGTSAGKQSGGTWNGSASGGISQATQPTGGADAGGSRSKNRSTSRMKLPISGEEYLGIDTGDQALFAAQLTTTVTVSEVGTGKTETATADDGTYMFLKPERDVLHMYAQGEVLLPLDEVSDAVERFLYGHLEIRRGTQALLVKRYLQDIKAARAAGAELGLAARHTPQVLLDRLMQLFGNHDPALRKETDPGRRLARLLAKEADRAANPEPDMVEVADSVRGQMGQSWPEEIVLRYGKDGPETDLHRAILDAVEAYERANPDARQVPRRSLFSSFAGRRWLGAKLANMLGGHGYIYSPTVRADAGADTIPPIRLQVDFGDGPVELLAHYSDRGLIVQRYGYDQLTVSESSGTSYGGNLGVSGSVGNDDVNLGMSGSGGVSHSHSGTAARTRQWTELQRIAAFGLDEIRHAIKVTITVGESQVTKGAAEQNGARKPVVVELEGEMTRLVPSDLVMVEKPQRVPDPRPVVKLPETFMVDNLRTDGLEEAVGKLLAELLGEEGAAEALATLERDLSEMRQGVNFRQMLEEDGSTTIRFTHPSKPGKVVDITLKARPQDLHVTVTGRKDTEIGLVRRIMHITERTVSWSRKFSVGRVSRLLGLSRSKSTGWQVSVQTTVSNGNRTELSRFAKGTAASVEVPVSFDITAEVKTVKPGKAAKPGKAAKPGKAEKTELRIEAQDVATGLAEVTMFERDLRKVELSRGAEGRRRWGWNLGAPEVTRATERPGWRARWRGRPAAGTARPLDLNALITEAKGEGRAGSDVAPDVLHKGIVEAARWHLFGRRKPGTPILLTATAIAPGQMGLVTQARLLARGLRADVHLELREPDGTAHHYRATRDGMLRSELPDGSALPDGGFASAFGTLPATLVALADEAGVDLRALHNRAPEEGDFEHRVREELVRRGVPVAFPVTSAPRASTTSETEEGSAGSGGSSYQGVAGQGAGGAGAVSPNATGSASVGGMGSVSAQQIPGTAFVVDSRAPHLPDLTVEEIKAAIKDLLPSQLGRGVKSLSWSADRSTLVVETESHGTHHFRITIGRPVKRMVLSGRVEELMAKTTTPSRDFPYLHDTVLTERPHPDVVKRMVIHEISHLLQRQEQGVIRRALSWVTRTGGRDECATALYNEYREVADQWRSARTDDERAYHEREMNGLAWSLRDRGQAPPVPPQNDGQQAVPAQGGGLAALLNRPDAGTAPMPARPAPRHALRDEYWDRMARISNTTGWLPPEEEKCDCPPGEPCVCGRRPVDPGPRNGTPPPAQETPKPDPTLDPEPAPAPAPAPAKGQRHTVASGETLWQLAEEHYGDGHYWKDIWEHNRKVIGSDPADLPAGMKLFLPKDLKDLVAGHAN from the coding sequence ATGGGCACAGGCACGGGCACCACTGACACGATCAATCAGAGCGGGCAGCCGACCCGGCAGGGCGTGGTCCGCATCGTCACGGACGTCCGGCCCGCCTGGGAGACCGACAGCCTGCCCCACTGGGTGGTCTACACACTGATCCCGCTGCTGTCAGCCGGACAGAAGTGGCCCGAGGCCAGCGAGAGCAAGCTGTCGGAGCTTGCCCTGGAACTGGAGGGGCTGGGCACCGGGCTCGTACCGTCCGCCGAGCCCGCGGGCCAGGCGGTCCGCACCATCATCACCGACCTGAAGATCCCGGCCACCGCCGACTTCGTCAACCGCGCACAGTCCCTGTTCGGCGAGCAGGCCGGCCTGGGCGGCATCTCCCGGGACGGGAACGCCTACGCTGCGAAGACCAGCAACTTCGCCGTCGAGACGCAGTACTCCAAGCTCTCCATCAACGTGGCGTTCTGGGTCACGGTCGTCGCCTACGCCATCGCCCTCATCGTCGCCTTCTTCACCGCCGGCGCGACCGCTCCGCTGATCGGCCCGTACGCGGCGGCGGCCCGTACGGCCATCAGCCGCATCCTCGTCCGGCTGGCCGCCATCGCGGGCCGGGAACCCGCTGCCATCGGCGTGGCCCGGCTCGCCGTGCTCAGTGGTTCGACCGGCAGTGCTCTGATCACCCGGGCGCTCCTCTCTCCGATCGGCAGGGAGCTCATCGAGGAGATGGGCGAGGAGTTCTTCATCGACGGCTTCGCCCAGTACCAGCAGATCAAGATGGGCACCCGTGAGAAGTGGGACCGGAAGAAGTCCCAGGCCGCCGTCATCGGCGCGGGCACCGGCGCGATGGTCGGCATGCGGGTGGCCGGCCCGGTCTCCCGGATCACCAGCGGCGTGCCCGGCTTCGCGGGGCGCGCGTTGAACACCGGCCTCAGCAACGTCGCGGCCTCGCCGTTTGGCAGTTACGTCGCCAACGGCGTGGTCTACAAAGAGTGGGACCTGTCCAAGGCGTTCACCATGGACTCGATGATGGGCGCGTTCGCCGGCGGCGCCGGGCGCACCGGATCGATCAGCCCGTTCAATCCCGAGGTCTACAACTCACTCGCCCACCCGATCACGACCCTCGCCGCCGCCTATGACACTGCGGCTCTCGCCGACGCGATCCGCGCGGGCACCGGCCCCGGCCCTGGCACCGGCCCCGGCCCTGGCGGCCCGACCGGCGGTGACCCTGGTCCCACCACCGGCGGACCAGATGGCCCCGGTGGCGGCCCGAGTATGACGGGCTTGGGCGTCCCCGGTGGTGGAACCGGGAACCAGGGAAGCGGCACCCGGAGCAGCGCTCCCGCTGCGCCCGCTACCACGGCCCCACAGGGCGGCCAGGCCAACCCGGACCTGGGGGGCGGCTCCCAGCGGTCGAGGACCACGTCGAGCACGCCGGCCGCCGTGTCCTCTGCCACTCCTGACGTCCAGGCCGGTGCCACTCCGGATGGCGCCACCCCGGCCGGCACCGTCCCGAACAGCACCGCCCCGGGCACGACCGCCGCGAGCGGTCAGGCGGCATCGAGTACGTCAGGCCCGAGTGGGCAGAGCAGCCCGAATGGGCAGGCGGCGCCGGATCTCTCGACCACGGGCGCGACCGCTCCGAGCGGGCAGGCGGCCCCGGACGCTGCGAATACGGGTGCGTCAAGCGCGAGCGCACCGGACCCGTCGAATACGGGCGCGACCGCTCCGAGCGGGCAGGCGGCCCCGGACGCTGCGAATACGGGTGCGTCAAGCGCGAGCGCACCGGACCCGTCGAGTACGGCTGCGCCGAGTGCGCCGGATGTGAGCGGGCAGGGCGGTCCAGCCGTTGGGCCGGTCGCGGCGGACCCCACCGGTACGGCCACGCAGAGCGAGGCGAACGCGCCCACACAGGTCGCGGCGGGCACACCGAGCGGGCCGGCCGTGACGGTCCCCACAGGCACCACGCAGCTCGCCGAGTCGGTGATGACCGAGACCATGGGGATCGTGGCGCCGGACGCGTTGCTGGTGCAGGGCGGTCGTATGCGGCTGACCAGGGCGGACGGCAGTCCCGTCTACCTGTCCGCCGACCCCCTGCGTGCCATGAGGGAACGGCTGGTGGTCCGGGCGAGCGACGGCGTCAGCCCGCACCGGCTCCGTGCGGAGGCGGCCGCCTGGCTGGGCATCGAGATCGCCCGGGCAGACGGCAAACCGCCGTTGGAGAGCGCGCTCCAGGCGCTCCACTGGTTGGCGGAAGCGTCTCCCGAGACCATGGACGCGGCCATGCAGGTGGCCTTGGAAATCATCCTGGACAATCCGGCCGGCATCGATCCCTCCCAGCTGAACGAGGGTGCGAGCAAGCTGGCGAACGACCTGGTCCGCGCCGCGAACAAGCCGGCGAGCGCACCGGTGGACGAGTACGCGGCACTTCGTCCGGGGCAGCAGGTCAATGCGGCCAAGGAGGTCGCCCGGCAGGCCGATGAGCTCGCCGCCCAACTGGCTGACACGGCATCGAAACCGGGTGGATCGGTCACCTCGTCGGTGCCTCCCGCGCTCTCCGAGCTGTCCGCACAGGTGAAGGAGCTGGCCGAGTCTTTGGCGGCCGCCGAGACCGGCTTGAAGGAGCGGGAGAAGGATAAGTCGGATAGCGCGGAGGCGGCCGAGAAACGGGCCGACGAGGCGATCAGGAAGGCGGATGCCGCCGAGGAGGCGGAGCGGAAGGGCAAGAAGCTACCAGGAGAGCGTGACCGCAAGGCACCGGAGCGGCGTCGCCAAGCACGGGCGGACGCCGTGCTCGACAAGGAGACCTCGGCACGCGAGATGCGGGACGCCCTCAGGTACGAAAAGGCGGCCGGCCGGGCCAAGGCCGTGCGTGAGGCGTTCGAAGCGGCGTCCGACGCACTGCAGCGGCTGGCTGCGGAGCGGAGGCCGGGTCCGGCGGCCGCGCTGGCCGCCGAGGCCGCCCGGCTTGTGCATGAGGCGGACTCCCGGCTCGCCGAGTACCAGGAGGCGCTGGCAGCGGCACTGCCGCCACCGGCCGGGCAGGCCGCCAGCGTGCCGGCCGGGCCGCTGCCGCTCATGGCCGCTCTGACGAAGAAGGTCAACAAGGCGCTGGCCGACAACGACGTCGATCACCTGTTCACCTCCTCCGAGCTGGAAAAGCAACTGTGGCCGCAGTTCCCCCAGCTGGTGTCCGGCGACGGGGCAGTGCTGAGGGTGGGGGTCGACGAGACCGCCGAGGTCCGGATCAAGCTGCAGCTGAGTGATCTCGTGGAGGTCCACGACCGGGAGGTGGCGGCCTCCGAGCTGATGCTCGGCCGCATGATGCAGGGGCACAAGGCGGTATCGGTCACCACCAGTAGCAACACCGGCAGGACGACGGGGGTCGACGTGCCGGGACTGATCGGAAATCTGATCAAGGTGCTGCCGGCCCATCACCCCGTGCGGCTGTGGGCTGCGGCCATGCTGCCGCACATCGCGCTTGAGGGCGGCTACAGCGGCGGCTCCGGGAAGTCGACCAGTGAGAAATCCAACTCCCGGGTTACGGGCGGCGGGGTCACGGACAACCGCGGTGAGTCGCTGGAGTACAGCGCGACCGCCCAGTACGGGATCGAGGTTCTCGCCCCGGGGAAGGCCGGGTGGCAGTCGGGCGGGCAGGTCACCGAGGGCCTGCCCGGCGACGCGACACACGCCGAGGTGTACATCTCGCACGCACACACCGAGCTCGGCCCCGAGAAGACCGTCCAGCTCCAGTTCGACCAGGGGCGGACGCCGAAGCTCCCGGACCCCGCGGTCATCAACGTGACCGGCGCGGAAGAGGCCATCGACAAGCTCACAGCGGCGCTGGCTCCCAAGCTCGCCGGAGTGGGCACCATGGCCAACCACGAGATCCGTACGATGATCGCTGAGGAGCTGCCGAACAGTCTGCTGAAGGTGGTGAACGACCCGGACGGAAAGAAATGGACCATCACCGCCGAGGGACTGCCGCAGCTGGAGATCATCGCCAAAGGCGAACTCAAGTGGCGGCCCGTGGAGAACGGGAAGGTGGAGCTGGACGCGAAGGCATGGGGGACGGCCAGCACCAAGCAGCTCGGGGAGAAACTGGGCGTCTCGTTCTCCGAGGTGTCGGGAGGGCAGGGGACCAACCAGTCGTCGGGCGTGAACGCCACGGCGGGCGCCAAGTTCGGCAAGGACGCGTTTCCCCTGCCGGACATCGGCGTCACCGATCTGTCGGACATCAAGGGCCTGTCGGCGAAGGCCGTCGCCAATGGTTCCGGCGGGGTGTCGCGTTCCGGCGGGGTGAACGTGGGCGGCACGTCGATCGTTCCGATCGTTGCGCGTGATTCCGGGCACAACCAGGCCTACACGTTCGACGTGGTGACCACGTTCACCGCGCGTGTCATCGGTGAGAGCAAGCCGCTGGTCACGAGCACGAGCACGCTCGGAGTGTCGGCGCAGCTGCCGGAGAGCGCCGCCTACTACGCGGGATTCCCGGTTGACGCGGACATCATCCAACGGGACGAGTCCGGTGCGGAGCTGCGGCATGCCGACGGCTCGCCGAAGCTGCGGGACGACTTCTCACCTGGGCCGCCGCCCGGCCGGAAGGGAGAGCCGGCGACCTGGCAGGGAGACGGTCCGTACCAGGTGCGCACGGTCGGGATGGGGCACCCGCGGCTGACGGACGACTCCGATGACCCCGACGACCCCGACAACCTCGCCAACCTCGCCGAGCTCGCCAGGATCCAGCGCGTGACGGAGGAGTATCTGCGCGGGATAGGCGTGGATCCCGGTACGGACCTGGGCAAGCAACTGTCCAAGCTGAGGCTGGAGACCGACTACAACCAGCTCGTCAAGGACGGGATCCTGCTCCGCATCGTGGACGGGCGGAGCGGTCGCCGGCCGGAGGAGACCACCCTGCGCATCCGGGGCAACCGAGACTGGGACAGCAGGGGAGACGTCAAGCACGGGACCGCCAAGACGGTGGTCACGCTGTACATCGGGTCCGACACCGAGGGAAGCTCCAGCGGCCTGTCGGTCTCCGTGTCGGGAGGTGTCGCGGGCAACGCCGACTTCAAGTCCGGCAGCGGGGAAAACACGGTCGGCGGTGGTGCGGGCTATGGGCATAGCGAGGGCCAGAACTCCGGCGAGAACGAGGGCCTCACCACCAACGGGGTGCTCCTGGCGGAAGGCCGCTCGACCACAGCGAAGACCAAAGAGATGAACAAGCTGACGGTCGAGCATCTGATGGGCGACGGGACGGTGAAAGAGGTCGCCACCGCCTATGTGCGGGTGACGCATATGCTGCCCGCCGGCATGCTGCCCGCGACCGGTTCCACCGGCCCCTCGCCCACGTTCCAGACGCCCGCGAAGCTGCTGGACAGGGCCAGGCCATGGGCCATCGACACGGGTCAGAACACCGATCTCGTGAACGAGATCACCAAGAAGATGGGCATCGCACAGGGCAGTGAGGCATGGCACGCCATCGCCCAACTCCTGAGCGACTCCAGCCTCATGTCCCACACCGAGTTCCTGCAGACCCCGTACGAGTTCGAGTTCGTCATAGCGTCGCCGGGGGTCCGGCCACGCCGTTTTGCAGTGTCGATCTCCGGTCAGGTGGGCGAATCGCAGCACATCACCACCGGCGAGATGGTGGACGGCGACATCAACCTCACCCTGGGCAGCCACGGCACGTCCGCCGGCAAGCAGAGCGGCGGGACGTGGAACGGCTCCGCCTCGGGAGGTATCAGCCAGGCCACGCAGCCCACCGGTGGTGCGGATGCCGGAGGGTCCCGGTCGAAGAACCGTTCCACCTCGCGCATGAAACTGCCGATCTCGGGCGAGGAGTATCTGGGCATCGACACCGGCGACCAGGCGCTGTTCGCCGCGCAGTTGACCACCACCGTCACCGTCAGCGAGGTGGGCACGGGCAAGACCGAGACGGCCACGGCGGACGACGGCACGTACATGTTCCTGAAGCCTGAACGGGACGTGCTGCACATGTATGCGCAGGGAGAGGTGCTGCTGCCGCTGGACGAGGTGTCCGACGCGGTGGAACGGTTCCTCTACGGTCACCTGGAGATCAGGCGTGGCACGCAGGCCCTGCTGGTCAAGCGCTACCTCCAGGACATCAAGGCCGCCCGTGCCGCCGGCGCCGAACTCGGACTGGCTGCCAGGCACACGCCGCAGGTGCTGCTCGACCGGCTCATGCAGCTGTTCGGCAACCACGACCCGGCCCTCCGGAAGGAGACCGACCCCGGTCGGCGCCTGGCCCGCCTGCTGGCCAAGGAAGCCGATCGGGCGGCGAACCCGGAACCGGACATGGTGGAGGTCGCGGACTCCGTCCGGGGCCAAATGGGTCAGTCCTGGCCCGAGGAGATCGTCCTGCGGTACGGGAAGGACGGCCCGGAGACCGATCTGCACCGCGCGATACTCGACGCCGTCGAAGCGTACGAGCGGGCCAACCCGGACGCGAGACAGGTGCCGCGGCGCAGCCTGTTCAGTAGTTTCGCCGGTCGGCGCTGGCTGGGAGCGAAACTGGCCAACATGCTCGGCGGGCACGGATACATCTACTCCCCGACGGTGCGAGCCGACGCGGGGGCCGACACGATCCCCCCCATCCGGTTGCAGGTGGACTTCGGCGACGGACCGGTCGAGCTGCTCGCCCATTACAGCGACCGTGGCCTGATCGTGCAGCGCTACGGCTACGACCAGCTCACCGTGTCCGAGTCGTCAGGCACGTCGTACGGGGGCAACCTCGGCGTCAGCGGTTCGGTGGGGAACGACGACGTCAATCTCGGCATGTCAGGTTCGGGAGGGGTCAGCCACAGCCATTCCGGTACGGCCGCCAGAACACGGCAGTGGACCGAGCTGCAGCGGATCGCCGCCTTCGGCCTGGACGAGATCCGCCATGCGATCAAGGTCACGATCACAGTCGGCGAGAGCCAGGTCACCAAGGGGGCGGCGGAGCAGAACGGCGCCCGCAAGCCTGTCGTGGTCGAGCTGGAAGGGGAGATGACCCGGCTGGTGCCGTCGGACCTGGTGATGGTGGAGAAGCCGCAACGGGTCCCCGACCCCCGGCCGGTGGTGAAGCTGCCGGAAACCTTCATGGTGGACAACCTGCGGACCGACGGGCTGGAGGAAGCTGTAGGGAAGCTGCTCGCGGAGCTGCTCGGCGAGGAGGGCGCCGCAGAGGCGCTGGCCACCCTGGAACGCGACCTGTCGGAGATGCGGCAGGGTGTCAATTTCCGCCAGATGCTCGAAGAGGACGGGTCCACGACGATCCGCTTCACCCACCCGAGCAAGCCGGGCAAGGTGGTGGATATCACCCTCAAGGCCCGGCCGCAGGACCTCCACGTCACCGTCACCGGCCGCAAGGACACCGAGATCGGCCTGGTGCGCCGGATCATGCACATCACCGAGCGGACCGTCAGCTGGAGCCGGAAGTTCTCCGTCGGCCGGGTCTCACGGCTCCTCGGACTGAGCAGGTCGAAATCCACCGGATGGCAGGTCTCCGTGCAGACCACGGTCAGCAACGGGAATCGCACCGAGCTCAGCCGCTTCGCGAAGGGCACCGCCGCCAGTGTCGAGGTGCCGGTGTCATTCGACATCACGGCCGAGGTGAAGACCGTGAAGCCCGGTAAGGCGGCGAAGCCCGGTAAGGCCGCGAAGCCCGGTAAGGCGGAGAAGACCGAGCTGCGGATCGAGGCGCAGGACGTCGCGACGGGCTTGGCCGAGGTGACCATGTTCGAGCGTGACCTGAGGAAGGTCGAGCTCTCGCGGGGCGCCGAAGGCCGGCGCCGGTGGGGCTGGAACCTCGGCGCGCCGGAGGTCACCCGCGCCACCGAGCGGCCCGGCTGGCGGGCGCGGTGGCGGGGCAGGCCGGCGGCCGGGACCGCGCGTCCGCTCGATCTGAACGCGCTGATCACCGAGGCGAAGGGCGAGGGGAGGGCCGGCTCCGACGTCGCTCCCGACGTCCTGCACAAGGGGATCGTCGAGGCGGCGCGGTGGCACCTGTTCGGCCGCCGGAAGCCCGGCACACCGATTCTGCTCACCGCCACGGCGATCGCCCCCGGACAGATGGGCCTGGTGACCCAGGCCCGGCTGCTGGCACGCGGGTTGCGCGCCGACGTCCACCTTGAGCTACGTGAACCGGACGGCACCGCACATCACTACCGGGCCACTCGGGACGGCATGCTGCGCAGCGAGCTACCTGACGGCAGTGCGCTGCCCGACGGCGGATTCGCCTCGGCGTTCGGCACGCTCCCCGCCACACTGGTGGCCCTCGCGGACGAGGCCGGGGTCGACCTGCGCGCACTGCACAACCGCGCGCCGGAGGAAGGCGATTTCGAGCACCGGGTCCGCGAGGAACTGGTCCGGCGCGGCGTGCCGGTCGCCTTCCCGGTGACGTCCGCCCCGCGCGCCTCCACCACCTCCGAGACGGAGGAGGGATCGGCAGGGTCGGGCGGCAGCTCCTACCAGGGAGTCGCCGGCCAGGGAGCCGGCGGCGCGGGCGCGGTGTCGCCCAACGCCACGGGCTCGGCGTCGGTCGGTGGGATGGGCTCGGTGTCGGCGCAACAGATCCCCGGGACGGCGTTCGTCGTGGACAGCCGGGCGCCGCATCTGCCCGACCTGACCGTGGAGGAGATCAAGGCGGCGATAAAGGATCTCCTGCCCTCGCAACTGGGCCGGGGCGTCAAGAGCCTGAGCTGGTCTGCGGATCGCTCGACGCTGGTGGTGGAGACCGAGAGCCACGGTACGCACCACTTCCGGATCACGATCGGCCGGCCGGTGAAGCGGATGGTGTTGAGCGGCCGGGTGGAAGAGCTGATGGCGAAGACGACGACCCCGTCGCGCGACTTCCCGTACCTGCACGACACGGTGCTCACCGAACGGCCCCACCCGGACGTTGTGAAGCGGATGGTGATCCACGAGATCAGCCACCTGCTCCAGCGGCAGGAGCAGGGCGTGATCCGCCGTGCCCTGTCGTGGGTGACCCGGACGGGTGGTCGGGACGAGTGCGCGACGGCGCTGTACAACGAGTATCGGGAGGTGGCGGATCAGTGGCGATCGGCCCGTACGGACGACGAACGGGCCTACCACGAGCGTGAGATGAACGGGCTGGCGTGGAGCCTCCGGGACCGCGGCCAGGCTCCGCCGGTGCCGCCGCAGAACGACGGGCAGCAGGCGGTGCCGGCCCAGGGGGGCGGGCTCGCCGCCCTCCTCAACCGCCCCGACGCCGGCACCGCTCCGATGCCGGCCCGACCGGCTCCGCGGCACGCGCTGCGGGACGAGTATTGGGACCGGATGGCCCGGATCAGCAACACCACCGGCTGGCTCCCGCCGGAAGAGGAGAAGTGCGACTGCCCGCCCGGCGAGCCCTGCGTCTGCGGCCGGCGGCCGGTGGACCCCGGCCCGAGGAACGGCACCCCGCCGCCGGCTCAGGAAACCCCGAAGCCGGACCCAACCCTGGACCCGGAACCGGCACCGGCACCGGCACCGGCACCGGCCAAGGGGCAGCGCCATACCGTCGCCTCGGGCGAGACACTGTGGCAGCTCGCCGAGGAACACTACGGCGACGGCCACTACTGGAAGGACATCTGGGAGCACAACCGCAAGGTGATCGGCTCTGACCCCGCCGACCTGCCGGCCGGTATGAAGCTGTTCCTGCCGAAGGACCTGAAGGACCTGGTGGCCGGTCACGCGAACTGA
- a CDS encoding TauD/TfdA family dioxygenase: MTGVLPTELARLGPVTGQLDGNDHTTVVVYGLGPDVTDPLDWVTTHRESLRAGLAGHGAVLLRDLPADLELFDRIVRVIGGEPLRYTERSTPRTSVTESIYTSTEYPADQSLPMHNENSYSDTWPGHLFFTCATAAATGGATPIADSRAVFRLIPEEVRDRFADGVVYARSFREGLGLSWQESFQTDDPAAVEEHCTRHGQTFEWTEDGLRTRHLRPSHQTEPLTGEQVWFNQANLFHVTSLDEEVREALLSLYDEADLPRNAYLADGTPIDPADLAAIKAAYDEASFAFPWRPGDVMIINNMLCAHGREPFTGARRILVAMTA; the protein is encoded by the coding sequence ATGACGGGTGTCCTCCCTACGGAACTGGCCCGGCTCGGGCCGGTGACCGGGCAGCTGGACGGCAACGACCACACCACCGTCGTGGTGTACGGTCTCGGGCCGGACGTGACCGACCCTCTCGACTGGGTGACGACGCACCGCGAGAGCCTGCGGGCGGGTCTGGCCGGGCACGGCGCGGTGCTGCTCCGCGACCTGCCGGCCGACCTCGAGCTGTTCGACCGGATCGTCCGCGTCATCGGCGGTGAACCGCTGCGTTACACCGAGCGTTCCACGCCGCGCACGTCCGTCACCGAGTCCATCTACACCTCCACCGAGTATCCGGCCGACCAGTCGCTCCCGATGCACAACGAGAACTCCTACTCGGACACGTGGCCGGGTCACCTGTTCTTCACCTGCGCCACCGCCGCGGCCACCGGCGGGGCCACCCCGATCGCCGACAGCCGGGCGGTGTTCCGCCTGATCCCCGAGGAGGTGCGGGACCGGTTCGCCGACGGTGTCGTGTACGCCAGGTCCTTCCGGGAGGGGCTCGGCCTGTCCTGGCAGGAGTCGTTCCAGACCGACGACCCGGCAGCGGTCGAGGAGCACTGCACGCGGCACGGGCAGACGTTCGAGTGGACCGAGGACGGCCTGCGCACCAGGCATCTCCGGCCCTCGCACCAGACCGAGCCGCTCACCGGCGAGCAGGTCTGGTTCAACCAGGCGAACCTGTTCCATGTCACCAGCCTGGACGAGGAGGTCCGTGAGGCCCTGCTGTCGCTGTACGACGAGGCCGACCTGCCGCGGAACGCCTACCTCGCCGACGGCACCCCGATCGACCCGGCCGACCTCGCCGCCATCAAGGCCGCCTACGACGAGGCCTCCTTCGCGTTCCCCTGGCGCCCCGGCGACGTGATGATCATCAACAACATGCTGTGCGCGCACGGCCGGGAGCCGTTCACCGGTGCCCGCCGGATCCTGGTCGCCATGACGGCCTGA